A region of the Flavobacteriales bacterium genome:
CATTTAAGCTGTCGACTGCCTGCTCCATGATTGCAGTAAAGCGATCCGTTTTAAAAGAGTAATATAAAATATTATGTTGTAGTTGCTCCTTTGTGATTTCATGACGCTTTAATAATTCGTCATAAAATTCTTTGGCTCCGCTTCGAATGGTATCTCCGGGTAAATATTGATTGCCAATCATAGCTTCAGAAATGGTTAGGTCAACCATAACCTCCACCATTTTTTTTTCGGGCAGTAAATCCTCAGGTGCATCTTCTGCAGTTTTTGTTTT
Encoded here:
- a CDS encoding DUF4296 domain-containing protein; protein product: MKKSARYIFLLFAIYSCKTKTAEDAPEDLLPEKKMVEVMVDLTISEAMIGNQYLPGDTIRSGAKEFYDELLKRHEITKEQLQHNILYYSFKTDRFTAIMEQAVDSLNVLSAELDKK